The Hydrogenophaga crocea genome contains a region encoding:
- a CDS encoding hybrid sensor histidine kinase/response regulator, whose translation MRTDARAILFVDDEALSRKWFERCFSDEFEIASAASVDEALALLAARGDDFAVLITDYRMPGQDGMKLLARARRDYRHLVRMLVTAYAEKDVAMAAINQGHVLRILEKPLEDALTREALREALALFRSTAVERALNESRAAGLRETLGFLAHELNTPLTTVRGSVGAVIERLRPAQPGDLPGTVRFEEGQPGEVLSALQRAERRALYCQSLVSTFVQSARDAHPGAQPQTVSASGLIGALLDEYPFDDTERQWVHTRVQRDFRLPGRRDLLYLVLCTLAKNALQALRGRLAPELCIEAGCEDGPLGPHAWIRFTDNGPGIAPEVLSRLTREPVTTRAASGGNGMGLMFCQRVMQAAGGTVRVASTEGQGTRVELGFERNVMPAAPGSA comes from the coding sequence ATGCGCACTGACGCCCGCGCAATTCTTTTCGTCGACGACGAAGCCTTGTCGCGCAAATGGTTCGAGCGCTGCTTCAGCGACGAATTCGAGATCGCCAGCGCCGCCAGCGTGGACGAGGCGCTGGCCCTGCTGGCCGCGCGCGGCGACGACTTCGCGGTGCTGATCACCGACTACCGCATGCCCGGCCAGGACGGCATGAAGCTGCTGGCGCGCGCGCGGCGCGATTACCGCCACCTGGTGCGCATGCTGGTCACGGCCTATGCCGAAAAAGACGTGGCCATGGCCGCGATCAACCAGGGCCACGTGCTGCGCATCCTGGAAAAGCCGCTCGAAGACGCGCTCACGCGCGAAGCGCTGCGCGAGGCGCTGGCGCTGTTTCGCAGCACCGCGGTGGAGCGCGCGCTCAACGAAAGCCGGGCCGCGGGCCTGCGCGAAACCCTGGGATTTCTCGCGCACGAACTCAACACCCCGCTCACCACGGTGCGCGGCAGCGTGGGCGCGGTGATCGAGCGGCTGCGCCCCGCGCAGCCCGGCGACCTGCCCGGCACGGTGCGCTTCGAAGAGGGGCAGCCCGGCGAGGTGCTGTCGGCGCTGCAACGCGCCGAGCGCCGGGCGCTGTACTGCCAGTCGCTGGTGTCGACCTTCGTGCAGTCGGCGCGCGACGCCCACCCGGGCGCGCAGCCGCAGACCGTGAGCGCCAGCGGCCTGATCGGCGCCTTGCTCGACGAATACCCGTTCGACGACACCGAGCGCCAGTGGGTGCACACGCGGGTGCAGCGCGACTTCCGCCTGCCGGGCCGGCGCGACCTGCTGTACCTGGTGCTGTGCACGCTCGCCAAGAACGCGCTGCAGGCCTTGCGCGGCCGGCTCGCGCCCGAGCTGTGCATCGAGGCCGGTTGCGAGGACGGCCCCCTGGGCCCGCATGCCTGGATCCGCTTCACCGACAACGGCCCGGGCATCGCGCCCGAGGTGCTGTCGCGGCTCACGCGCGAGCCCGTGACCACACGCGCGGCCTCGGGCGGCAACGGCATGGGACTGATGTTCTGCCAGCGCGTGATGCAGGCCGCCGGCGGCACGGTGCGCGTGGCGTCGACCGAAGGGCAGGGCACGCGGGTGGAGCTGGGGTTCGAACGCAACGTGATGCCCGCCGCGCCCGGTTCTGCCTGA
- a CDS encoding protein adenylyltransferase SelO — protein MNTALAAPAHAADALDLGPAWHAGFADLGPAFHTDTPPTALPETQLVALNAPLARELGFDPARLTGPEAVAALSGSRPIAGTRPVATVYSGHQFGVWAGQLGDGRAILLGELRTPQGPIEVQLKGAGLTRYSRMGDGRAVLRSSIREYLCSEAMHGLGIPTTRALSLTGSPQPVIRETVETAAVVARVAPSFVRFGHFEHFSANGLTPELRRLADFVIDRHYPDCRSAAGNAYANLLEAVSARTAALLAQWQAVGFCHGVMNTDNMSILGLTIDYGPFQFMDAFNPAHVCNHSDHGGRYAYHRQPNIAYWNLFCLGQALLPLMDEQQQALDALEPYKALFPAALTRRMGAKLGLQATAEGDAELVEALMQLMARDAVDFTICFRRLCDAVAGDSAPVRDLFLQREAFDAWAERWRERLQSQPGFDAAATAAAMRRVNPRIVLRNHLGQIAIERAQQGDFTEVRRLQQALAAPFDDREGEDDLAAFPPDWAQQIEISCSS, from the coding sequence ATGAACACCGCGCTCGCCGCCCCCGCCCACGCCGCCGACGCGCTGGACCTCGGCCCCGCCTGGCACGCCGGCTTTGCCGATCTGGGGCCCGCCTTCCACACCGACACCCCGCCCACCGCCCTGCCCGAGACGCAGCTGGTGGCGCTGAATGCGCCGCTGGCGCGCGAGCTCGGCTTCGATCCCGCCCGCCTGACCGGGCCCGAGGCCGTGGCCGCGCTGAGCGGCTCGCGGCCCATCGCGGGCACCCGGCCCGTGGCCACCGTGTACAGCGGCCACCAGTTCGGCGTCTGGGCCGGCCAGCTCGGCGACGGCCGCGCCATCCTGCTCGGCGAACTGCGCACGCCCCAGGGGCCGATCGAGGTGCAGCTCAAGGGCGCCGGCCTTACGCGCTACTCGCGCATGGGCGATGGCCGTGCCGTGCTGCGCAGCTCGATCCGCGAGTACCTGTGCAGCGAGGCCATGCACGGCCTGGGCATTCCCACCACGCGCGCGCTCAGCCTCACGGGCTCGCCGCAGCCCGTGATCCGCGAGACCGTGGAGACCGCCGCCGTGGTCGCGCGCGTGGCGCCCAGCTTCGTGCGCTTCGGCCACTTCGAACACTTCTCGGCCAACGGCCTCACACCCGAGCTGCGCCGGCTCGCCGACTTCGTGATCGACCGCCACTACCCCGACTGCCGCAGCGCCGCAGGCAACGCCTACGCGAACCTGCTCGAGGCCGTGAGCGCGCGCACGGCGGCGCTGCTGGCGCAGTGGCAGGCCGTGGGCTTCTGCCACGGGGTGATGAACACCGACAACATGAGCATCCTCGGGCTCACCATCGACTACGGCCCGTTCCAGTTCATGGACGCCTTCAACCCCGCCCACGTCTGCAACCACAGCGACCACGGCGGGCGCTACGCCTACCACCGCCAGCCCAACATCGCCTACTGGAACCTGTTCTGTCTGGGCCAGGCCCTGCTGCCGCTGATGGACGAGCAGCAGCAGGCGCTGGACGCGCTCGAGCCCTACAAGGCCCTGTTCCCGGCCGCGCTCACGCGCCGCATGGGCGCCAAGCTCGGCCTGCAGGCCACGGCCGAGGGCGACGCCGAACTGGTCGAGGCCCTGATGCAGCTCATGGCCCGGGACGCGGTCGACTTCACCATCTGCTTCCGCCGCCTGTGTGACGCGGTGGCCGGCGACAGCGCGCCGGTGCGCGACCTGTTCCTGCAGCGCGAGGCCTTCGACGCCTGGGCCGAACGCTGGCGCGAGCGGCTGCAGTCCCAGCCCGGCTTCGACGCCGCCGCCACGGCCGCGGCCATGCGCCGCGTGAACCCGCGCATCGTGCTGCGCAACCACCTGGGCCAGATCGCCATCGAGCGCGCCCAGCAAGGCGATTTCACCGAGGTGCGGCGGCTGCAGCAGGCGCTGGCCGCGCCCTTCGACGATCGTGAGGGCGAAGACGACCTCGCCGCTTTCCCGCCCGATTGGGCGCAACAGATCGAGATCAGCTGTTCTTCCTGA
- the msrB gene encoding peptide-methionine (R)-S-oxide reductase MsrB, protein MDFPIKKTDAEWREILAAKGAEPRAFEVTRQAHTERPFTGKYEEIWADGSYHCICCGNHLFDAGTKFDAGCGWPSFWKAVPGAITEIVDRSHGMVRTETVCSQCGAHLGHVFEDGPAPTGLRYCMNSAAIDLQEK, encoded by the coding sequence ATGGACTTCCCCATCAAAAAGACCGACGCCGAGTGGCGCGAGATCCTGGCCGCCAAGGGCGCCGAGCCGCGCGCCTTCGAGGTCACACGCCAGGCCCACACCGAGCGCCCCTTCACCGGCAAGTACGAAGAGATCTGGGCCGACGGCAGTTACCACTGCATCTGTTGCGGCAACCACCTGTTCGACGCCGGCACCAAGTTCGACGCCGGCTGCGGCTGGCCCAGCTTCTGGAAGGCCGTGCCGGGCGCGATCACCGAGATCGTCGACCGCAGCCACGGCATGGTGCGCACCGAAACCGTGTGCAGCCAGTGCGGCGCCCACCTGGGCCACGTGTTCGAAGACGGCCCTGCGCCCACCGGCCTGCGCTACTGCATGAACTCGGCCGCCATCGACCTGCAGGAGAAGTGA
- a CDS encoding LLM class flavin-dependent oxidoreductase gives MARLADIRLSMLDLVAVREGGTVADAIAIATRTAQHAEQLGFTRYWLAEHHNMSGIASSATAVLVGHIAGATKRIRVGSGGVMLPNHAPLVVAEAFGTLASIYPGRIDLGLGRAPGTDGLTMRALRRDRVETEDDFPRDVAELQAFLGPVQPGQRVVAMPGQGTNVPIWLLGSSLFSARLAAQRGLPFAFASHFAPRMLLQALEIYRAEFQPSATLAKPYAAIGVPLIAAPTDDEAEYLASSTYQRVLGILTGRRGQLPPPRENYVASLAPHERQGIGDFLAAAVIGGPDAVRSGLQRLADLTEADEFILVSDVFDPALRLRSLDIAAVAMREGAAAVPA, from the coding sequence ATGGCCCGCCTTGCCGACATCCGCCTCTCCATGCTCGATCTTGTGGCCGTGCGCGAAGGCGGCACCGTGGCCGACGCCATCGCCATCGCCACGCGCACCGCGCAGCACGCCGAGCAACTGGGCTTCACGCGCTACTGGCTCGCCGAGCACCACAACATGAGCGGCATCGCGAGCTCGGCCACGGCCGTGCTCGTGGGCCACATCGCCGGGGCCACGAAACGCATCCGCGTGGGCTCGGGCGGCGTGATGCTGCCCAACCACGCGCCGCTGGTGGTGGCCGAGGCCTTCGGCACCCTGGCCTCGATCTACCCGGGCCGCATCGACCTGGGCCTGGGCCGCGCGCCCGGCACCGACGGCCTGACCATGCGCGCGCTGCGCCGCGACCGCGTGGAAACCGAGGACGACTTTCCGCGCGACGTGGCCGAGCTGCAGGCCTTCCTGGGCCCGGTGCAGCCGGGCCAGCGCGTGGTGGCCATGCCGGGCCAGGGCACGAACGTGCCGATCTGGCTGCTGGGCTCCAGCCTGTTCTCGGCCCGCCTCGCGGCCCAGCGCGGCCTGCCCTTCGCGTTCGCCTCGCACTTCGCGCCGCGCATGCTGTTGCAGGCGCTCGAGATCTACCGCGCCGAGTTCCAGCCCTCGGCCACGCTGGCCAAGCCCTACGCGGCGATCGGCGTGCCACTGATCGCCGCGCCCACCGACGATGAAGCGGAGTACCTGGCGAGCAGCACCTACCAGCGCGTGCTGGGCATCCTCACGGGCCGGCGCGGGCAACTGCCGCCGCCGCGCGAGAACTACGTGGCCTCGCTCGCGCCGCACGAGCGCCAGGGCATCGGCGACTTCCTCGCCGCGGCGGTGATCGGCGGGCCCGACGCGGTGCGCAGCGGCCTGCAGCGCCTGGCCGACCTCACCGAAGCCGACGAGTTCATCCTGGTGAGCGACGTGTTCGACCCGGCGCTGCGCTTGCGCTCGCTCGACATCGCCGCGGTGGCGATGCGCGAAGGGGCCGCCGCGGTGCCGGCCTGA
- a CDS encoding YcjF family protein, with the protein MTPQEQQAILTIALMAALADGDKADAERESIRGIAESLGGAGGAAGLARVYQDVLLRRVDVSAAVASLADADQRELAYEMAVCVCEADGARSAAEAAFLSDLKARLQPDAAASAAFEKTEAELVQAAAVAAPAGVATSAATADTATAGERRGPDSTALDKSILNYALLNGALELLPQSWASMAIIPLQVKMVYEIGKAHGVELDQGHIREFIAAVGVGLTSQYLEQFGRKLIGGLLGKAAGRTLGGVGRAATGMAFSFATTYALGQVAKRYYAGGRQMNTALLKQTFQDLLGPAKQMQQQYLPQIQQKASTLDAASVMAMVRGR; encoded by the coding sequence ATGACCCCCCAGGAACAACAAGCCATCCTCACCATTGCCCTCATGGCCGCCCTGGCCGACGGCGACAAGGCCGACGCCGAGCGCGAGAGCATCCGCGGCATCGCGGAATCGCTGGGCGGCGCGGGCGGCGCCGCCGGCCTGGCCCGCGTGTACCAGGACGTGCTGCTGCGCCGCGTGGATGTGTCCGCTGCGGTTGCCAGCCTAGCCGACGCGGACCAGCGTGAACTCGCCTACGAGATGGCGGTTTGCGTGTGCGAGGCCGACGGCGCGCGCAGCGCGGCCGAAGCGGCCTTTCTGAGCGACCTGAAGGCCCGGCTCCAGCCCGACGCCGCCGCGTCCGCGGCTTTCGAGAAGACCGAGGCCGAGCTGGTGCAGGCGGCGGCGGTGGCCGCGCCGGCGGGGGTGGCCACCTCGGCCGCCACGGCCGACACCGCCACGGCTGGCGAACGCCGCGGCCCCGACAGCACGGCGCTCGACAAATCCATCCTGAACTACGCGCTGCTCAATGGCGCGCTGGAACTGCTGCCGCAGTCGTGGGCGTCGATGGCGATCATCCCGCTGCAGGTGAAGATGGTCTACGAGATCGGCAAGGCGCACGGCGTGGAGCTCGACCAGGGCCACATCCGCGAATTCATCGCGGCGGTGGGGGTGGGGCTGACCTCGCAGTACCTGGAGCAGTTCGGCCGCAAGCTGATCGGCGGGCTGCTGGGCAAGGCGGCGGGGCGCACCCTCGGCGGGGTGGGGCGCGCGGCCACGGGCATGGCGTTCTCGTTCGCCACCACCTATGCGCTGGGGCAGGTGGCCAAGCGCTACTACGCCGGTGGCCGGCAGATGAACACGGCCTTGCTCAAGCAGACGTTCCAGGACCTGCTGGGCCCGGCGAAGCAGATGCAGCAGCAGTACCTGCCGCAGATCCAGCAGAAGGCGTCGACCTTGGACGCGGCGTCGGTGATGGCGATGGTGCGGGGGCGCTGA
- a CDS encoding septation protein A, whose product MRFLIDFFPILLFFGAYKFEGIYLATGVLMAATVVQTGIVYALDRKLQNIHKITLVLVLVFGTLTLILQDERFIKWKPTVLYAGMAVVLAAALWGWKKNFLQMLLGSQLKLPEPVWARLTVAWVAYFLFMAGINAWFAAYQTTEQWVNFKLWGYVFPLAFIIGQGLYIARFLKDEPESKP is encoded by the coding sequence ATGCGCTTCCTGATCGATTTTTTCCCCATCCTGCTGTTCTTCGGCGCCTACAAGTTCGAGGGCATCTACCTCGCCACCGGGGTGCTCATGGCGGCCACGGTGGTGCAGACGGGCATCGTCTATGCGCTCGACCGCAAACTGCAGAACATCCACAAGATCACGCTGGTGCTGGTGCTGGTGTTCGGCACGCTCACGTTGATCCTGCAGGACGAGCGCTTCATCAAATGGAAACCCACGGTGCTCTACGCGGGCATGGCCGTGGTGCTGGCGGCGGCCCTGTGGGGCTGGAAGAAGAACTTCCTGCAGATGCTGCTGGGCAGCCAGCTCAAGCTGCCCGAGCCGGTGTGGGCGCGGCTCACCGTGGCCTGGGTGGCCTACTTCCTGTTCATGGCCGGCATCAACGCCTGGTTCGCGGCCTACCAGACAACCGAGCAGTGGGTGAACTTCAAGCTCTGGGGCTATGTGTTCCCGCTGGCCTTCATCATCGGCCAGGGGCTCTACATCGCGCGCTTCCTCAAGGACGAGCCGGAGAGCAAGCCATGA
- a CDS encoding BolA family protein produces the protein MTAAAIPTAAAIEARLREQLAPSALEVIDESAAHAGHAGANGMGYGTHFRVRIAAPAFVGLGRVAQHRLVYDALRPFTDAGLHALAIEIQR, from the coding sequence ATGACCGCGGCGGCGATCCCCACCGCGGCCGCCATCGAGGCCCGCCTGCGCGAACAACTGGCCCCGAGCGCGCTCGAGGTGATCGATGAAAGCGCCGCCCACGCGGGCCATGCGGGCGCCAACGGCATGGGTTATGGCACCCATTTCCGGGTGCGAATCGCCGCGCCGGCGTTTGTCGGCCTGGGCCGGGTGGCGCAGCATCGCCTTGTGTATGATGCCCTGCGCCCGTTCACCGACGCCGGCCTGCATGCGCTGGCCATCGAAATCCAGCGCTGA
- a CDS encoding foldase protein PrsA, whose protein sequence is MKHTLSALTAAVLIASAPWAAAQNVAVVNGKPVPTSRVEALVKQIEAAGRPVDDATRAQIKEEVVLREIFMQEAQKRNVASTPEFKSQMELARQTIMIRALFADYQAKNPVTDADMKAEYDKFVAANAGKEYKARHILVEKEDEAKAIIANIKKGAKFEDVAKKESKDPGSGANGGDLDWAPAANYVPEFSEAMMKLQKGQMTDAPVKSQFGWHVIRVDDVRDAQLPSFEEVKPQLKQQMTQQKLQQYQQDLRAKAKIQ, encoded by the coding sequence ATGAAACACACCCTGTCGGCCCTGACCGCGGCCGTGCTGATCGCATCCGCTCCCTGGGCCGCTGCCCAGAACGTGGCCGTCGTCAACGGCAAGCCCGTGCCCACGAGCCGGGTGGAAGCGCTGGTCAAGCAGATCGAGGCCGCAGGCCGCCCGGTGGACGACGCCACGCGCGCCCAGATCAAGGAAGAGGTGGTGCTGCGCGAGATCTTCATGCAGGAAGCGCAGAAGCGGAACGTGGCCAGCACGCCCGAGTTCAAGAGCCAGATGGAGCTCGCGCGCCAGACCATCATGATCCGCGCGCTGTTCGCCGACTACCAGGCCAAGAACCCCGTGACCGACGCCGACATGAAGGCCGAGTACGACAAGTTCGTGGCCGCCAACGCCGGCAAGGAATACAAGGCCCGCCACATCCTGGTCGAGAAGGAAGACGAGGCCAAGGCGATCATCGCGAACATCAAGAAGGGCGCGAAGTTCGAAGACGTGGCCAAGAAGGAGTCGAAAGACCCGGGCTCGGGCGCCAACGGCGGCGACCTCGACTGGGCCCCGGCCGCCAACTACGTGCCCGAGTTCTCCGAGGCCATGATGAAGCTGCAGAAGGGCCAGATGACCGACGCCCCGGTGAAGAGCCAGTTCGGCTGGCACGTGATCCGCGTCGACGACGTGCGCGACGCGCAGCTGCCGAGCTTCGAGGAAGTGAAGCCCCAGCTCAAGCAGCAGATGACGCAGCAGAAGCTGCAGCAGTACCAGCAGGACCTGCGCGCCAAGGCCAAGATCCAGTAA
- a CDS encoding heparan-alpha-glucosaminide N-acetyltransferase → MAQRFDRIDRLRAVALLWMTVYHLCFDLNHFGLIRQDMLVDPFWTTQRTAIVSLFLFTAGLSQAVALHQGQGWPRFWRRWAQVAGAALLVSLGSWLVFPKSFIYFGVLHGIAVMLVIARLTAGCGRWLWPLGALALALPWFAPWAMAQWPALAVFNERGPNVLGFISQKPFTEDYVPLLPWLGVVWWGLASGRWVLAHRPGWLGGSGQGGAVGRGMATWGRWSLSYYLLHQPVLMGLIGGAVWLWR, encoded by the coding sequence ATGGCGCAGCGTTTCGACCGCATCGACCGTCTGCGCGCCGTCGCGCTGCTGTGGATGACGGTCTACCACCTCTGCTTCGACCTGAACCACTTCGGCCTGATCCGGCAGGACATGCTGGTCGACCCGTTCTGGACCACCCAGCGCACCGCCATCGTGAGCCTGTTCCTGTTCACCGCCGGTCTGTCGCAGGCCGTGGCGCTGCACCAGGGCCAGGGCTGGCCGCGTTTCTGGCGCCGCTGGGCGCAGGTGGCCGGCGCAGCGCTGCTGGTGAGCCTGGGTTCCTGGCTGGTGTTCCCCAAGAGTTTCATCTACTTCGGCGTGCTGCACGGCATCGCGGTGATGCTGGTGATCGCGCGGCTCACGGCCGGCTGTGGCCGCTGGCTGTGGCCGCTGGGGGCGCTCGCCCTCGCGTTGCCGTGGTTCGCGCCCTGGGCGATGGCGCAATGGCCCGCACTGGCCGTGTTCAACGAACGCGGCCCCAACGTGCTGGGTTTCATCAGCCAGAAGCCCTTCACCGAAGACTACGTGCCGCTGCTGCCCTGGCTGGGCGTGGTGTGGTGGGGGCTGGCGAGCGGCCGCTGGGTGCTCGCGCACCGCCCCGGCTGGCTCGGCGGCAGCGGGCAGGGCGGCGCGGTGGGCCGGGGCATGGCCACCTGGGGCCGCTGGAGCCTGAGCTACTACCTGCTGCACCAGCCGGTGCTCATGGGCCTGATCGGCGGCGCCGTGTGGCTGTGGCGCTGA
- a CDS encoding alpha/beta fold hydrolase — protein MNAATSIVLVHGAWHGAWCWRRVLPLLREGGVEAHAVTLTGLGDRAHLMSPAIDLHTHVQDVVGLIEAEELQRVVLVGHSYGGMVVTGAADRLQAAAPGVLRHLVYLDAVLPYPGDSWSSPHTPETRAQRAASAQSSGGLHFPPPDAEVFGLHGEDRAWVNRRQTPQPFRLYDQPLDFDADAVARVPRTFIDCTAPALATIAASRARVRREPGWHLIEMATGHDPMVSEPATLAAHLLAIARAA, from the coding sequence ATGAACGCCGCCACGTCCATCGTTCTGGTCCATGGTGCCTGGCACGGCGCCTGGTGCTGGCGCCGCGTGCTGCCGCTGCTGCGCGAGGGCGGTGTCGAGGCGCACGCCGTCACGCTCACCGGCCTGGGCGATCGCGCCCACCTGATGTCGCCTGCCATCGACCTGCACACCCACGTGCAGGACGTGGTGGGCCTGATCGAGGCCGAGGAACTGCAGCGCGTGGTGCTGGTGGGCCACAGCTACGGCGGCATGGTGGTCACGGGCGCGGCCGACCGGCTGCAGGCCGCGGCCCCCGGCGTGCTGCGCCACCTGGTCTACCTCGACGCGGTGCTGCCCTACCCGGGTGACAGCTGGAGCAGCCCGCACACGCCCGAGACGCGCGCCCAACGCGCCGCCTCGGCACAGTCCAGCGGCGGCCTGCACTTTCCGCCGCCCGACGCCGAGGTGTTCGGCCTGCACGGCGAGGACCGCGCCTGGGTGAACCGCCGCCAGACGCCGCAGCCCTTCCGGCTCTACGACCAGCCGCTCGATTTCGACGCCGACGCCGTGGCCCGCGTGCCGCGCACCTTCATCGACTGCACCGCGCCCGCGCTCGCCACCATCGCGGCCTCGCGCGCGCGGGTACGCCGCGAGCCGGGCTGGCACCTGATCGAGATGGCCACGGGCCACGACCCCATGGTGAGCGAGCCCGCGACCCTGGCCGCACACCTGCTCGCCATCGCCCGCGCGGCCTGA
- a CDS encoding peptidase U32 family protein translates to MLPHQIELLSPARTADIGIEAVNHGADAVYIGGPSFGARTSADNSVQDIARLAKHAHRFGARIYVTVNTILRDDELEPARKLIRQLYDAGADALIIQDMGLLELDLPPIQLHASTQTDIRTVEKAVFLQNAGLSKLVLARELTLPQIRAIYDALDADRCIVEFFIHGALCVAYSGQCYVSHAQTGRSANRGDCSQACRLPYEVKDSQGRIVAHDKHVLSMKDNNQSDNLRALIEAGARSFKIEGRYKDMGYVKNITAHYRRLFDEILEERPELGRASSGRCTFSFTPDPDQNFNREFTDYFVNGRKDDIGAFDTPKNPGRPIGWVTQVGPNWVELQCDDTATVIHNGDGLCYLDLHRELVGLQINRAEPQAEAGRFRVYPKDALEGLRHLKRGTVVNRNRDMDWVRTLDKKSAERRIGVWMQLARTADGLRLELTDEDGHTGHAELACALEPARDAAQAHQKLREALGRLGETLFTPIDIALAFDEPLFVPASLLNPLRRDAVAALEAARAKAFTRLPRGVPVEPPAPYPEDTLTYLANVYNHKARDFYAKHGVKVIASAYESHEEAGEVSLMITKHCVRFSLSLCPKQAKGVTGVQGTVRAEPLTITHNNEKLTLRFDCKPCEMHVVGRIKPAVMQAVPASPITFYRQRPAATA, encoded by the coding sequence ATGCTGCCCCACCAGATCGAGCTGCTCTCCCCCGCCCGCACCGCCGACATCGGCATCGAAGCCGTCAACCACGGCGCCGACGCGGTCTACATCGGCGGCCCCTCGTTCGGCGCGCGCACTTCGGCCGACAACAGCGTGCAGGACATCGCGCGGCTGGCGAAGCACGCGCACCGCTTCGGCGCGCGCATCTACGTCACGGTCAACACCATCCTGCGCGACGACGAACTCGAGCCGGCGCGCAAGCTGATCCGCCAGCTCTACGACGCCGGCGCCGACGCGCTCATCATCCAGGACATGGGCTTGCTCGAGCTCGACCTGCCGCCGATCCAGCTGCACGCGAGCACGCAGACCGACATCCGCACCGTGGAGAAGGCCGTGTTCCTGCAGAACGCGGGCCTGTCCAAGCTGGTGCTGGCGCGCGAACTCACGCTGCCGCAGATCCGGGCCATCTACGACGCGCTCGACGCCGATCGCTGCATCGTCGAGTTCTTCATCCACGGCGCGCTGTGCGTGGCCTACAGCGGCCAGTGCTACGTGAGCCATGCCCAGACCGGCCGCAGCGCCAACCGCGGCGACTGCTCGCAGGCCTGCCGCCTGCCCTACGAAGTCAAGGACAGCCAGGGCCGCATCGTGGCGCACGACAAGCACGTGCTCTCGATGAAGGACAACAACCAGAGCGACAACCTGCGCGCGCTGATCGAGGCGGGCGCGCGCAGCTTCAAGATCGAGGGCCGCTACAAGGACATGGGCTACGTCAAGAACATCACCGCGCACTACCGCCGGCTGTTCGACGAGATCCTGGAAGAGCGCCCCGAGCTCGGCCGCGCCTCGTCGGGCCGCTGCACCTTCAGCTTCACGCCCGACCCCGACCAGAACTTCAACCGCGAGTTCACCGACTACTTCGTCAACGGCCGCAAAGACGACATCGGCGCCTTCGACACGCCCAAGAACCCGGGCCGCCCGATCGGCTGGGTGACGCAGGTGGGGCCGAACTGGGTCGAGCTGCAGTGCGACGACACGGCCACCGTGATCCACAATGGCGACGGCCTGTGTTACCTCGACCTGCACCGCGAGCTCGTGGGCCTGCAGATCAACCGCGCCGAGCCCCAGGCCGAAGCGGGGCGCTTTCGCGTCTACCCCAAGGACGCGCTGGAAGGCCTGCGCCACCTCAAGCGCGGCACCGTCGTCAACCGCAACCGCGACATGGACTGGGTGCGCACGCTCGACAAGAAGTCGGCCGAGCGCCGCATCGGCGTGTGGATGCAGCTCGCGCGCACCGCCGACGGCCTGCGCCTGGAGCTGACCGACGAAGATGGCCACACGGGCCACGCCGAACTGGCCTGCGCGCTGGAGCCCGCGCGCGACGCCGCGCAGGCGCACCAGAAGCTGCGCGAAGCGCTGGGCCGCCTGGGCGAGACCCTGTTCACGCCGATCGACATCGCGCTGGCCTTCGACGAGCCGCTGTTCGTGCCGGCCTCGCTGCTCAACCCGCTGCGCCGCGACGCCGTGGCCGCGCTCGAAGCGGCACGCGCCAAGGCCTTCACCCGGCTGCCACGCGGCGTGCCGGTGGAGCCGCCCGCGCCCTACCCCGAAGACACGCTGACCTACCTGGCCAACGTCTACAACCACAAGGCGCGCGACTTCTATGCGAAGCACGGCGTGAAGGTGATCGCGAGTGCCTACGAGTCGCACGAAGAGGCCGGCGAGGTCAGCCTCATGATCACCAAGCACTGCGTGCGCTTCTCGCTGAGCCTGTGCCCCAAGCAGGCCAAGGGCGTCACGGGCGTTCAGGGCACGGTGCGCGCCGAGCCGCTCACCATCACGCACAACAACGAGAAGCTCACGCTGCGCTTCGATTGCAAGCCCTGCGAGATGCACGTGGTGGGCCGCATCAAGCCCGCGGTGATGCAGGCCGTGCCGGCCAGCCCCATCACCTTCTACCGCCAGCGCCCGGCCGCCACGGCCTGA
- a CDS encoding hemerythrin domain-containing protein codes for MNATTDDPLTGFRHCHTGIVRRLHELNELPELIEPAARARSLAERSLAFFREAVFEHHMDEERELFPAVLASAEPGDEHNRVQAIVQRLTQQHRELEALWKSMEKDLRRVAKGQDSDLDTADVRRLVNEYQAHALFEELDFLPLAQAILGRNGNHLAALGLSLHLRHAPQPAPYV; via the coding sequence ATGAACGCCACCACCGACGATCCGCTGACCGGCTTCCGGCACTGCCACACCGGCATCGTGCGCCGGCTGCACGAGCTCAACGAACTGCCCGAGCTGATCGAGCCCGCGGCGCGCGCGCGCTCGCTGGCCGAGCGCTCGCTCGCCTTCTTCCGCGAGGCGGTCTTCGAGCACCACATGGACGAGGAGCGCGAGCTCTTTCCCGCGGTGCTGGCCAGCGCCGAGCCGGGTGACGAACACAACCGCGTGCAGGCCATCGTCCAGCGGCTCACGCAGCAGCACCGCGAACTCGAAGCGCTGTGGAAGTCGATGGAGAAAGACCTGCGCCGCGTGGCCAAGGGCCAGGACAGCGATCTCGACACGGCCGACGTGCGCCGGCTGGTCAACGAGTACCAGGCGCACGCGCTGTTCGAAGAACTGGACTTCCTGCCGCTGGCCCAGGCCATCCTGGGCCGCAACGGCAACCACCTGGCCGCGCTCGGCCTGTCGCTGCACCTGCGGCACGCGCCGCAGCCCGCGCCCTACGTCTGA